DNA from Geobacillus vulcani PSS1:
CAGCTTTGCCCTCATTGCCCCGTCCGTCAACATGGCGTACGGCGCGTTTTTCAGCGCCTTGGCGATCGGGGCGGTTGAAGCGTTTTTCCATTTGTATATGGAAAACCATGTGCTTGAAGAAGCGGGGCGGGAAGAAGCGCACCGCTGGTATGATGAAGGAAGATGGGCGACGGAATTTGCCGAGGAAGAAGAGTTCAAAAAAGAGGAGGACGACCGGGCGTAGCGCCGGTCGTTTTTTCTGGCCGCTTGCGCATTAAGAAGTATATAGACTTCCATGACGAAACATTTTCGTCACCATCGGAAGGATGAAAATGTCCTTATGTTGAATGCTGGAACTCTACGCATTTTGGAATTCGAGTATTTTCAGGATAGATGCAACGAAGAAGTTGAACGATCTTTGATGAAAAAGCGGTTTGTCCATTTTCGACTGTCGAAGCAAGCCTGTGGCTTGTCTCCGTCACGCCTTGGCATGACGGAAGACCGAACAACCGCCTACTTCACAGACCCATCGATGGGTCTGGAAGCGGGTGACCCGACAGTTGATCCAATCCTCGGTAAAAGCTGCAAATAGGAAAGCTTCAAATGGCATCTAATATAGTTCGCCGCACCTATGCTGCGCAATTCGCCGCGTTGCGGTCTGACAGGACGGCTAGGGTGAGGGGTCGAGCAGGAAGGACAGCGTTCATCGGATGGCGTCAGGCCAAAAGCGCGAATCTGGCCGGCGGAAGCGTCCAGTATCCGGTAAAGCGGGGCCATCGCGATGTTCACGAGTCCGCTTCCCCTCATCCTCATAAAACTTTTCGAAAATTCCCTTTTCTTTTTGCGAATTTGTGATATAATCTACAAATCAAAGACAACTTAGAAAAGAAAGGGAACGAGAGCATGGAACAACAGCTGAAACGGAAGCAAGGGGCGGTATACGTCGAGGACATTTTGATCGCGTATCATACGCTGAAGGATGTTGTTTTCCATACGCCGCTGCAAAAAAACCCGCTGTTATCCGAGCGTTACGGGTGCAACGTTTATTTGAAGCGCGAGGATTTGCAAGTCGTGCGCTCGTTTAAGCTGCGGGGGGCGTACAACCGGATGAAGCATTTAACCGATGAGGAGCGGCGCAACGGAATTGTATGCGCCAGCGCCGGCAACCATGCCCAAGGGGTGGCCTATTCATGCCGGGCGCTTGGCGTGCATGGGAAAATTTATATGCCGGCGACGACGCCTCGGCAAAAAGTGTCGCAAGTGCAGCTGTTTGGCAAAGACATGGTCGAGATCGTCCTTGTCGGCGACACGTTTGATGATTCATACAACGAAGCGGTGAAATGCGCCGAAGCGGAAGGACGGACGTTCATTCACCCGTTTGATGATGAATACGTCATCGCCGGACAGGGGACGATTGGCGTCGAGGTGCTCAACGACTGCGATGAACCGATCGACTTTTTGTTCGCCAGCATTGGCGGCGGGGGATTGATGGCCGGGCTGGGAACGTATGTGAAAAGCATTTCTCCGTCCACCAAAGTCATCGGCGTCGAGCCGGCCGGCGCCCCGTCGATGAAAGCGGCGCTCGAGCGCGGACATGTCGTAACGCTTGCGGAAATCGACAAGTTTGTGGACGGGGCTGCCGTCAAGACGGTCGGGGAAAAGACGTTCGCCTTATGCCGCGGGGTGCTTGATGACATCGTCGTTGTTCCGGAAGGGAAAGTGTGTACGACGATTTTGGAGTTGTACAACGAAAACGCCATTGTCGCCGAACCAGCGGGGGCGTTGCCGATCGCGGCGCTTGATTTTTACAAGGAACAAATCCGCGGCAAGACGGTCGTCTGCGTCGTCAGCGGTGGCAACAACGACATTGACCGGATGCAGGAAATCAAAGAGCGCTCGATGATTTACGAAGGACTGCAACACTATTTCATCGTCAACTTCCCGCAGCGGGCCGGGGCGCTGCGCGAGTTTTTGGATGAAGTGCTTGGTCCGACGGATGATATCACCCGGTTTGAATACACGAAGAAAAACAACAAAGAAAGCGGACCGGCGCTCGTCGGCATCGAGCTGAAACGGCGCGAAGACTACGCACCGCTCATCGAGCGGATGAAGAAAAAAGGCTTCCCGTTCCAAGAGGTCAACAAAGACCCGAACTTGTTCCATCTATTGATTTGACGAAAAAAGTCGGAACAAATTCGCCGCATTCCGACATACTTTTTCACCGGATTGGTGTATAATAAAAATAAATCGGTGAAAAAGAGGATTGATATTTTGCTATTCAAAAGCCTCGAGTTCAAAAACGCATATGGACAGAAGGTCAAGATTATCGAAATTCCTGTATTGGAGGAAGAGAACACATACCGATTCATGATCCAACTGCGCTTGGAGGCGTTTATTGCAAAAGTGTATCGGTCGAGAACGAACCGTTCCGTTTACTCGTTCCGCGAACATTTGAAGAAAGTGCTGAAATGGCCGGTATATGAACAGATCTTTAAAGAAACGGTGCTAAAGCATAATGCATGACCGTTGTTGTTTTGCCCTTGGCGGCAAAACAACTTTTTTTGTGGGATTTTCGTTGGTTTCATTATATAATGGAAACGAGATGACGTCGGGTAAAACAAAGCGGTGCAGGCAGAAAGGAACGAACGATCGATGTGGAAACGAATGATGATGATCGCGGCCATTTGTTTGCTCGCTGCATGCGGAAAAACGATTCCGGATGCGAAAAACTGGCCGGTGGAGGACTTTACGTTTGTCGATCAGACGGGCAAGCAGTTTGGGCTTCGCGACTTAAAAGGAAAAGTGTGGGTTGCGGATTTTATTTTTACAAACTGCGAGACCGTTTGTCCGCCGATGACGGCCCATATGGCTAAACTAAAGCAAATGGCAAAGAAAGAAGGACTGGATGTCGAGTTTGTCTCCTTCAGCGTTGATCCGGAAGTCGACACGCCGGAAAAACTGGCAGCGTATGCGAAACAATTTACAGATGACCTATCAAACTGGCATTTGCTTACCGGATACAGCCCGGCCGAGATCAGCGAGTTGGCGCAAAAAAGCTTTAAAACGATTGTGCAAAAGCCGGCCAATGACGACCAAGTCGTGCATGGCACCAGTTTTTATTTGGTCGGGCCAGACGGAAAAGTAGTTCAGACGTACAGCGGCGTACAAGATGTGCCATACGAAAC
Protein-coding regions in this window:
- the ilvA gene encoding threonine ammonia-lyase IlvA translates to MEQQLKRKQGAVYVEDILIAYHTLKDVVFHTPLQKNPLLSERYGCNVYLKREDLQVVRSFKLRGAYNRMKHLTDEERRNGIVCASAGNHAQGVAYSCRALGVHGKIYMPATTPRQKVSQVQLFGKDMVEIVLVGDTFDDSYNEAVKCAEAEGRTFIHPFDDEYVIAGQGTIGVEVLNDCDEPIDFLFASIGGGGLMAGLGTYVKSISPSTKVIGVEPAGAPSMKAALERGHVVTLAEIDKFVDGAAVKTVGEKTFALCRGVLDDIVVVPEGKVCTTILELYNENAIVAEPAGALPIAALDFYKEQIRGKTVVCVVSGGNNDIDRMQEIKERSMIYEGLQHYFIVNFPQRAGALREFLDEVLGPTDDITRFEYTKKNNKESGPALVGIELKRREDYAPLIERMKKKGFPFQEVNKDPNLFHLLI
- a CDS encoding YpmP family protein, with product MLFKSLEFKNAYGQKVKIIEIPVLEEENTYRFMIQLRLEAFIAKVYRSRTNRSVYSFREHLKKVLKWPVYEQIFKETVLKHNA
- a CDS encoding YndM family protein; protein product: MKHIVPFVVKLAAWSVVLFSLFTIFNAPLSLISLMTMVTALVSYIIGDLFVLPRVGHFVAAALDVPLSFLLIWPVSFALIAPSVNMAYGAFFSALAIGAVEAFFHLYMENHVLEEAGREEAHRWYDEGRWATEFAEEEEFKKEEDDRA
- a CDS encoding SCO family protein, which gives rise to MWKRMMMIAAICLLAACGKTIPDAKNWPVEDFTFVDQTGKQFGLRDLKGKVWVADFIFTNCETVCPPMTAHMAKLKQMAKKEGLDVEFVSFSVDPEVDTPEKLAAYAKQFTDDLSNWHLLTGYSPAEISELAQKSFKTIVQKPANDDQVVHGTSFYLVGPDGKVVQTYSGVQDVPYETILEHIKIVQSSQ